The following proteins are encoded in a genomic region of Streptomyces sp. NBC_01723:
- a CDS encoding WD40 repeat domain-containing protein yields the protein MSEPGTVALRAPQDGSVQAIAFSPDNKRFAGGGSDTRLRVRSIGIGAPPLEVTTDGSVTGIAFSPDGTRIAVADFEQVLLRESTTGTALWQGPLAPGTSVNSVRFAPDGQLIAATDTLVAVLDQASGETTRRITVDPPLIADVDLSRDGSRIALAVDERHGGNHRHAGSARVHDLATGKELGRLTPQDAVLTVAFSPDGLHVLCCGADDTTRMFEAETGKQVWPTPEEPDEKVTSPSCLAFDPKGKWTVVGGADGFARVLDAETGIERGRAPKLDPGSPEDQSFGAVTHVAFSPNGKHAASASIDNVVRLFNIEGKELYTVPTEEVLALRFSPNGRWLGVGTMNGALVIDNGEANQG from the coding sequence ATGAGCGAGCCCGGTACCGTCGCGCTCCGCGCCCCACAGGACGGCTCGGTCCAGGCCATCGCCTTCAGCCCGGACAACAAGCGCTTCGCCGGCGGCGGCAGCGACACCCGGCTGCGGGTGCGCTCGATCGGCATCGGGGCACCGCCACTGGAGGTGACCACCGACGGATCCGTGACGGGCATCGCCTTCAGCCCGGACGGAACCCGGATCGCCGTGGCCGACTTCGAGCAGGTGCTCCTGCGGGAGAGCACCACCGGCACGGCCCTGTGGCAGGGCCCACTCGCCCCCGGCACCTCGGTGAACTCCGTTCGGTTCGCCCCGGACGGACAGCTGATCGCCGCCACCGACACCCTGGTCGCCGTACTCGACCAGGCCTCCGGGGAGACCACGCGGCGCATCACCGTGGACCCGCCGCTGATCGCCGATGTGGACCTCAGCCGGGACGGCAGCCGGATCGCGCTGGCCGTCGACGAACGCCACGGTGGAAACCATCGGCACGCCGGGTCCGCGCGGGTGCACGATCTGGCGACCGGCAAGGAACTGGGACGGCTGACTCCGCAGGACGCCGTCCTCACCGTCGCGTTCAGCCCGGACGGGCTGCACGTGCTCTGCTGCGGGGCGGACGACACCACCCGCATGTTCGAGGCGGAGACCGGGAAGCAGGTCTGGCCCACCCCGGAGGAGCCCGACGAGAAGGTCACCTCCCCGAGCTGCCTCGCATTCGACCCGAAGGGCAAGTGGACCGTGGTCGGCGGCGCCGACGGGTTCGCCCGGGTCCTGGACGCCGAAACGGGCATCGAGCGCGGCCGGGCGCCCAAACTGGACCCAGGCTCTCCGGAGGACCAGAGCTTCGGAGCCGTCACGCACGTCGCGTTCAGCCCCAACGGCAAGCATGCGGCCAGCGCCTCCATCGACAACGTCGTACGGCTGTTCAACATCGAGGGCAAGGAGCTGTACACCGTGCCCACGGAGGAGGTGCTGGCGCTGCGGTTCAGTCCGAACGGTCGCTGGCTCGGCGTCGGCACCATGAACGGCGCCCTCGTGATCGACAACGGCGAAGCCAACCAGGGGTGA